Proteins encoded together in one Buteo buteo chromosome 26, bButBut1.hap1.1, whole genome shotgun sequence window:
- the TMEM140 gene encoding transmembrane protein 140 isoform X2 produces MAIAGVPTAGCTTVSREHAGARMGLLQQRCTGHLLCALTFLEAAGNLALMLYALLWEAGNLVDLPDKRIGFYNFCLWNATAGELQCLEYKHLQVMGISLPGMVLARVCVYACLVFSIFYPVFVANVKCREEREGWKAILIILIIKMIILSGGLGTFLFQTSQWIHLSDFTGGFLALLGTQALLLLQILTATMYLSWAKQHTSVSKPFY; encoded by the exons ATGGCAATCGCAG GCGTCCCCACCGCAGGCTGTACCACGGTATCAAGAGAGCACGCAGGCGCCAGGATGGGTCTGCTGCAGCAGCGGTGCACCGGGCACCTGCTGTGTGCACTGACCTTCCTTGAGGCTGCTGGAAACTTGGCCTTGATGCTCTACGCGCTGCTCTGGGAAGCCGGGAACCTGGTCGACCTCCCTGACAAACGCATTGGCTTTTACAACTTCTGCCTGTGGAACGCgacagctggggagctgcagtgCCTGGAGTACAAGCATCTGCAGGTGATGGGCATCAGCCTACCGGGAATGGTGCTAGCCAGGGTTTGCGTGTACGCCTGCCTGGTCTTCAGCATCTTCTACCCCGTTTTTGTTGCAAACGTGAagtgcagagaggagagagagggctGGAAGGCGATCCTCATCATACTCATCATCAAGATGATAATCCTGTCTGGAGGCCTGGGTACGTTTCTTTTCCAAACCTCGCAGTGGATTCACCTCTCTGATTTCACTGGGGGCTTCCTGGCATTGCTTGGGACTCAGGCTCTGCTACTGCTCCAGATTCTCACTGCCACTATGTACCTCAGCTGGGCCAAGCAACACACATCCGTGTCAAAGCCCTTTTACTGA
- the TMEM140 gene encoding transmembrane protein 140 isoform X1, which translates to MAIAAGVPTAGCTTVSREHAGARMGLLQQRCTGHLLCALTFLEAAGNLALMLYALLWEAGNLVDLPDKRIGFYNFCLWNATAGELQCLEYKHLQVMGISLPGMVLARVCVYACLVFSIFYPVFVANVKCREEREGWKAILIILIIKMIILSGGLGTFLFQTSQWIHLSDFTGGFLALLGTQALLLLQILTATMYLSWAKQHTSVSKPFY; encoded by the exons ATGGCAATCGCAG CAGGCGTCCCCACCGCAGGCTGTACCACGGTATCAAGAGAGCACGCAGGCGCCAGGATGGGTCTGCTGCAGCAGCGGTGCACCGGGCACCTGCTGTGTGCACTGACCTTCCTTGAGGCTGCTGGAAACTTGGCCTTGATGCTCTACGCGCTGCTCTGGGAAGCCGGGAACCTGGTCGACCTCCCTGACAAACGCATTGGCTTTTACAACTTCTGCCTGTGGAACGCgacagctggggagctgcagtgCCTGGAGTACAAGCATCTGCAGGTGATGGGCATCAGCCTACCGGGAATGGTGCTAGCCAGGGTTTGCGTGTACGCCTGCCTGGTCTTCAGCATCTTCTACCCCGTTTTTGTTGCAAACGTGAagtgcagagaggagagagagggctGGAAGGCGATCCTCATCATACTCATCATCAAGATGATAATCCTGTCTGGAGGCCTGGGTACGTTTCTTTTCCAAACCTCGCAGTGGATTCACCTCTCTGATTTCACTGGGGGCTTCCTGGCATTGCTTGGGACTCAGGCTCTGCTACTGCTCCAGATTCTCACTGCCACTATGTACCTCAGCTGGGCCAAGCAACACACATCCGTGTCAAAGCCCTTTTACTGA